Proteins encoded together in one bacterium window:
- a CDS encoding methylmalonyl-CoA carboxyltransferase has product MTLRDKLKHLEELRRQSELGGGKERIEAQHARGKLTARERLDLLLDEGSFVELDRFVTHRTVGFGLENQKILGDGVVTGYGTIKGRLVFVFSQDFTVFGGSLSEAHAEKIVKIMDLALKTGAPIIGLNDSGGARIQEGVVSLGGYADIFLRNTLASGVVPQISAILGPCAGGAVYSPAITDFIFMVRGTSYMFVTGPNVVKTVTHEDVDMEALGGADVHASVSGVAHFAYDTEPECLAAIRRLFDYIPQNNREDPPRRETDDPFDRADEELLDIVPDEPTKPYDMHEVIRRVVDDGEFFEVQASFAQNLIVGFAHLGGHAVGIVANQPAVLAGVLDIDSSVKGARFVRFCDAFNIPLVVFEDVPGFLPGVAQEHGGIIRHGAKLLYAFCEATVPRLTVITRKAYGGAYDVMNSKHIRGDISLAWPTAEIAVMGPKGAVEILYRRRIAEAEDPQAETARLEAEYRERFAHPYVAASRGYIDDVIDPRETRARLINALDMLREKRDSNPPKKHGNIPL; this is encoded by the coding sequence ATGACGCTCCGCGACAAGCTGAAGCACCTCGAGGAGTTGCGGCGCCAGTCCGAGCTGGGCGGCGGGAAGGAACGCATCGAGGCCCAGCACGCCCGCGGCAAGCTCACCGCCCGCGAGCGGCTGGACCTCCTCCTGGACGAGGGCAGCTTCGTCGAGCTGGACCGCTTCGTCACCCACCGCACCGTCGGCTTCGGCCTCGAGAACCAGAAGATCCTCGGCGACGGAGTCGTCACCGGCTACGGCACCATCAAGGGCCGGCTGGTCTTCGTCTTCAGCCAGGACTTCACGGTCTTCGGCGGCTCGCTCTCCGAGGCGCACGCCGAGAAGATCGTCAAGATCATGGATCTCGCGCTGAAGACCGGCGCGCCCATCATCGGGCTCAACGACTCCGGCGGTGCTCGGATCCAGGAGGGTGTGGTCAGCCTGGGCGGCTACGCGGACATCTTCCTCCGCAACACCCTCGCCTCCGGCGTGGTGCCGCAGATCAGCGCCATCCTCGGCCCGTGCGCCGGCGGGGCCGTCTACTCGCCCGCCATCACGGACTTCATCTTCATGGTCCGCGGCACGAGCTACATGTTCGTGACCGGACCCAACGTGGTGAAGACGGTCACGCACGAGGACGTGGACATGGAGGCGCTGGGCGGAGCCGATGTCCACGCCTCCGTCTCCGGCGTGGCCCACTTCGCCTACGACACCGAGCCCGAATGCCTGGCCGCGATCCGCCGGCTGTTCGACTACATTCCGCAGAACAACCGCGAGGACCCGCCCCGGCGTGAGACCGACGACCCGTTCGATCGCGCGGACGAAGAGCTGCTGGACATCGTGCCGGACGAGCCCACCAAGCCGTACGACATGCACGAGGTCATCCGGCGGGTGGTGGACGACGGCGAGTTCTTCGAGGTCCAGGCCAGCTTCGCGCAGAACCTGATCGTGGGCTTCGCGCACCTGGGCGGGCACGCGGTGGGCATCGTGGCCAACCAGCCCGCCGTGCTCGCCGGCGTGCTCGACATCGACAGCTCGGTCAAGGGCGCGCGCTTCGTCCGCTTCTGCGACGCGTTCAACATCCCGCTGGTCGTGTTCGAGGACGTGCCCGGCTTCCTGCCGGGCGTGGCGCAGGAGCACGGCGGCATCATCCGTCACGGCGCGAAGCTGCTCTACGCCTTCTGCGAGGCGACCGTGCCCCGGCTCACGGTGATCACGCGCAAGGCCTACGGCGGCGCGTACGACGTGATGAACTCGAAGCACATCCGCGGCGACATCTCGCTGGCGTGGCCCACGGCGGAAATCGCCGTCATGGGGCCGAAGGGCGCCGTCGAGATCCTGTACCGCCGGCGCATCGCGGAGGCCGAGGACCCGCAAGCGGAGACGGCGCGGCTCGAGGCCGAGTACCGCGAGCGCTTCGCCCACCCGTACGTCGCCGCCTCGCGCGGCTACATCGACGATGTGATCGATCCGCGCGAGACGCGCGCCCGGCTGATCAACGCGCTCGACATGCTGCGCGAGAAGCGGGACTCGAACCCGCCGAAGAAGCACGGGAACATTCCGTTGTAG
- a CDS encoding AAA family ATPase, with protein MPFVADLHVHSKYSRATSRDLDLEHLARWAQLKGITVVGTGDFTHPAWFAELKEKLVPAEDGLFRLRDDLAAAVEREVPAACRRPVRFMLQVEISNIYKKDGRVRKVHNLCYVPDFDAAERFREALARIGNLESDGRPILGLDSRDLLEITLHSDPRAFLIPAHIWTPWFSALGAQSGFDSIEECFGDLADHIFAVETGLSSDPPMNWRLSALDRYALVSNSDAHSPAKLGREAVVFDGELSYDGVAGALRSRDPARFLGTIEFFPEEGKYHFDGHRACGVRLSPQEAREYGGRCPACGKPLTRGVLSRVEELADRPDGARPATAAPYRSLVPMEEVLGAVLGVGAKSRAVEREYTRLLGRFGPELDLLCDAPLEDLDRVGGPVLAEAIRRVRAGELHIAAGYDGEYGVIRIFDDDERRALAAQTATLIPLDPPRAGARAGERTPGVVRERTTSEAAAEPLGAAGQPGGRAPSRSPAEGTRRPSPAVDLAELPLFAGLAAPPADLDEDQRAAVEAGAEPLLILAGPGTGKTRVLTHRIAHLIERQGVPPAELLAVTFTRRAAGELRERLERLVGPERAAAVAVRTFHAFGLDVLVSAPDLIGRGSELRVLDEEAQLEVLAAATGVRATEARRLAEAIARAKERLLGPDDVPDPELADAYRRYEAALAEAGAVDFDDLIRLAVRLLRDHPAVRADWQDRCRWILVDEFQDASGAQFELLRLLAPTGERVTAVGDPDQAIYGFRGADSTCIRRFAEEFPGARSVRLRRCYRCTDPVLRAARCVVARDAPPDLLRAVKPGGAPVLLYEAATEDAEAETVAREIERLVGGTSLLAAHDGAPERDGSGPGEVGFAEIAVLYRTHAQATALEEALGRAGIPVQRVSTPPDESHPYDARAQRVALMSLHASKGLEFPVVFITGCEDGLLPYRRPGAAPEDVDVDEERRLLYVGMTRASRLLFLTRARRRMLYGETRRPAVSPFLSGVPSELLRRVRSVAEPQRDIQLALFRT; from the coding sequence ATGCCGTTTGTCGCCGACCTGCACGTCCACTCGAAGTACTCCCGCGCCACCAGCCGCGATCTCGACCTCGAGCACCTCGCCCGCTGGGCGCAGCTCAAGGGGATCACGGTGGTGGGGACCGGCGACTTCACGCACCCCGCCTGGTTCGCCGAGCTGAAGGAGAAGCTGGTGCCGGCGGAGGACGGGCTGTTCCGCCTGCGGGACGACCTGGCCGCCGCCGTCGAGCGCGAGGTCCCGGCGGCGTGCCGCAGGCCCGTGCGCTTCATGCTCCAGGTCGAGATCTCGAACATCTACAAGAAGGACGGGCGCGTCCGGAAAGTCCACAACCTCTGCTACGTGCCCGACTTCGATGCGGCGGAGCGGTTCCGCGAGGCCCTCGCGCGCATCGGCAACCTCGAGTCCGATGGCCGGCCGATCCTCGGCCTCGACTCGCGGGACCTGCTCGAGATCACGCTCCACAGCGACCCACGCGCGTTCCTCATCCCCGCGCACATCTGGACGCCGTGGTTCTCCGCGCTGGGCGCGCAGTCCGGCTTCGACTCCATCGAGGAGTGCTTCGGCGATCTCGCGGACCACATCTTCGCGGTGGAAACCGGCCTCTCCTCCGATCCGCCGATGAACTGGCGGCTCTCCGCGCTGGACCGCTACGCCCTGGTCTCCAACTCGGACGCGCACTCGCCCGCGAAGCTCGGCCGCGAGGCCGTCGTGTTCGACGGCGAGCTGTCCTACGATGGCGTTGCAGGAGCCCTCCGCAGTCGCGACCCGGCGCGCTTCCTCGGCACGATCGAGTTCTTCCCGGAGGAGGGGAAGTACCACTTCGATGGCCACCGCGCCTGCGGAGTGCGTCTCTCCCCGCAGGAGGCGCGCGAGTACGGCGGGCGCTGCCCCGCCTGCGGCAAACCGTTGACGCGCGGCGTGCTCTCCCGGGTCGAGGAGCTGGCGGACCGGCCCGACGGCGCGCGGCCGGCGACGGCAGCGCCGTACCGCTCCCTGGTGCCCATGGAGGAGGTGCTCGGCGCCGTGCTGGGCGTGGGCGCGAAGAGCCGCGCGGTCGAGCGAGAGTACACTCGCCTGCTCGGCCGCTTCGGCCCCGAGCTGGACCTGTTGTGCGACGCGCCGCTCGAGGACCTGGACCGGGTGGGCGGGCCGGTTCTCGCCGAGGCGATCCGGCGCGTCCGCGCGGGCGAGCTGCACATCGCCGCCGGCTACGACGGCGAGTACGGCGTCATCCGGATCTTCGACGACGACGAGCGCCGCGCCCTCGCGGCGCAGACCGCGACGCTCATACCCCTCGACCCGCCCCGGGCCGGGGCGAGGGCGGGCGAGAGAACGCCCGGCGTGGTCAGGGAACGGACCACCTCCGAGGCGGCGGCCGAACCGCTCGGGGCGGCCGGACAGCCGGGCGGGCGCGCTCCCTCCCGGTCGCCCGCGGAAGGGACCCGCCGGCCCTCGCCCGCGGTGGATCTCGCCGAGCTGCCGCTGTTCGCCGGCCTGGCCGCCCCGCCCGCCGACCTGGACGAAGACCAGCGCGCCGCGGTCGAGGCCGGCGCCGAACCGCTCCTCATCCTTGCCGGCCCGGGCACCGGCAAGACCCGCGTGCTCACCCATCGCATTGCGCACTTGATCGAGCGGCAGGGCGTCCCGCCAGCAGAGCTCCTCGCCGTGACGTTCACGCGCCGCGCCGCCGGCGAGCTGCGGGAGCGACTCGAACGCCTCGTCGGGCCCGAACGCGCGGCGGCCGTCGCCGTGCGCACCTTCCACGCGTTCGGCCTGGACGTGCTCGTGAGCGCGCCCGACCTCATCGGCCGCGGCAGCGAACTGCGCGTCCTGGACGAGGAGGCACAGCTCGAGGTCCTCGCCGCCGCGACCGGGGTACGCGCGACCGAGGCGCGGCGCCTCGCGGAGGCCATCGCCCGCGCCAAGGAGCGGCTCCTCGGGCCGGATGACGTGCCCGACCCGGAGCTCGCCGATGCCTACCGCCGCTACGAGGCGGCGCTGGCCGAGGCGGGCGCCGTGGACTTCGACGACCTGATCCGCCTCGCCGTCCGGCTGCTCAGGGATCACCCGGCGGTCCGCGCAGACTGGCAGGACCGCTGCCGCTGGATCCTGGTGGACGAGTTCCAGGACGCGAGCGGCGCCCAGTTCGAGCTGCTGCGCCTCCTCGCCCCCACGGGCGAGCGCGTCACAGCCGTCGGCGACCCGGACCAGGCCATCTACGGTTTCCGGGGCGCGGACTCCACGTGCATCCGCAGGTTCGCCGAGGAGTTCCCGGGCGCCCGATCCGTCCGGCTGCGTCGCTGCTACCGCTGCACGGATCCGGTGCTGCGCGCGGCGCGCTGCGTCGTGGCGCGGGATGCGCCTCCGGACCTGCTCCGGGCCGTGAAACCCGGCGGCGCGCCGGTCCTCCTCTACGAGGCCGCGACGGAGGACGCGGAGGCCGAGACGGTGGCGCGGGAGATCGAGCGCCTGGTCGGCGGCACCAGCCTGCTCGCCGCCCACGATGGCGCGCCCGAGCGCGACGGTTCGGGGCCCGGCGAGGTCGGCTTCGCGGAGATCGCGGTGCTGTACCGCACCCATGCCCAGGCCACGGCCCTCGAGGAGGCGCTCGGCCGCGCAGGGATCCCGGTCCAGCGCGTGAGCACGCCGCCGGACGAGAGCCACCCCTACGACGCACGCGCCCAGCGCGTGGCGCTGATGTCGCTACACGCCTCCAAGGGGCTCGAGTTCCCCGTCGTCTTCATCACCGGCTGCGAGGATGGGCTGCTGCCGTACCGCCGGCCGGGTGCGGCGCCCGAGGATGTGGACGTGGACGAGGAGCGGCGGTTGCTCTACGTCGGCATGACCCGCGCCTCGCGGCTCCTGTTCCTCACCCGCGCCCGCCGCCGCATGCTGTACGGCGAGACCCGGCGGCCGGCGGTCTCGCCGTTTCTGAGCGGCGTCCCATCGGAGCTGCTGCGGCGTGTCCGCAGCGTGGCCGAGCCGCAGCGTGACATTCAGCTCGCGCTCTTCCGCACATGA
- the accC gene encoding acetyl-CoA carboxylase biotin carboxylase subunit, whose protein sequence is MIRKVLVANRGEIALRIIRACRELGIRSVAVYSDADRLSPHVLAADEAYRIGPPPSAESYLRADVLVETALRAGCDAVHPGYGFLAERAHFAAAVEEAGLIFIGPPPEAITAMGDKTEARRRMIAAGVPVVPGTAEPLADAAAALAAAEQIGFPVLLKAAAGGGGKGMRVVRTPEELPRAFEAAGNEARSAFGDDAIYIEKYLDGPRHIEVQILADAHGNVVHLGERECSIQRRHQKLVEEAPSPVLTPELREAMGAAAVAAAAAVGYRNAGTIEFLFQAGQFYFLEMNTRIQVEHPVTEMVTGVDLVQQQIRIAAGEPLPFRQADIRLDGHAIECRITSEDPFNAFLPSTGRIELLRLPAGPGIRWDGGIAEGYEVSLYYDPLLGKLIAHGPDRAAAIARMRRALEEFRIVGVDSSAPFHRRLMDEPDFLAGRLDIGYLERHPQLLADTPAEETLRAAAIAAALLEARERARRVGSRIRTGGPCGSRWRGGGWRG, encoded by the coding sequence ATGATCCGCAAGGTCCTGGTCGCGAACCGCGGCGAGATCGCGCTGCGCATCATCCGTGCATGCCGCGAGCTGGGCATCCGCTCGGTGGCCGTCTACTCGGATGCCGACCGGCTCTCGCCTCACGTGCTCGCTGCGGACGAGGCCTACCGCATCGGCCCGCCGCCTTCTGCGGAGAGCTACCTCCGTGCAGACGTGCTGGTGGAGACGGCGCTCCGCGCCGGCTGCGATGCGGTCCACCCCGGCTACGGCTTCCTCGCCGAGCGCGCACACTTCGCCGCCGCGGTCGAGGAGGCGGGCCTCATCTTCATCGGTCCGCCGCCCGAGGCGATCACGGCCATGGGCGACAAGACGGAGGCGCGCCGCCGCATGATCGCCGCCGGCGTGCCCGTCGTGCCCGGCACCGCGGAGCCGCTCGCCGACGCGGCCGCTGCGTTGGCGGCCGCCGAACAGATCGGGTTCCCCGTGTTGCTGAAGGCCGCCGCCGGCGGGGGCGGGAAGGGGATGCGGGTGGTCCGCACGCCGGAGGAGTTGCCCCGGGCTTTCGAGGCCGCGGGCAACGAGGCGCGCTCCGCGTTCGGGGACGATGCGATCTACATCGAGAAATACCTCGACGGCCCGCGCCACATCGAGGTCCAGATCCTGGCGGACGCGCACGGCAACGTGGTCCACCTCGGCGAGCGCGAGTGCTCGATCCAGCGCCGCCACCAGAAACTCGTCGAGGAGGCGCCCTCGCCGGTGCTGACCCCGGAGCTCCGGGAGGCCATGGGTGCCGCCGCCGTCGCCGCCGCCGCGGCCGTGGGCTACCGCAACGCGGGCACCATCGAGTTCCTGTTCCAGGCCGGCCAGTTCTACTTCCTGGAGATGAACACCCGCATCCAGGTCGAGCACCCGGTCACCGAGATGGTGACGGGCGTGGACCTGGTGCAGCAGCAGATCCGGATCGCGGCGGGCGAGCCGCTCCCGTTCCGGCAGGCGGACATCCGCTTGGACGGCCACGCCATCGAGTGCCGGATCACGAGCGAGGACCCGTTCAACGCGTTCCTGCCCTCGACCGGCCGGATCGAGTTGCTACGGCTGCCCGCCGGGCCGGGCATTCGCTGGGACGGCGGCATCGCCGAGGGGTACGAGGTCTCGCTCTACTACGACCCACTGCTGGGCAAGCTCATCGCCCACGGCCCGGACCGGGCCGCCGCCATCGCCCGGATGCGCCGCGCTCTCGAAGAGTTCCGCATCGTGGGCGTGGACAGCTCCGCGCCGTTCCACCGACGGCTCATGGACGAGCCGGACTTCCTGGCCGGCCGGCTGGATATCGGCTACCTGGAGCGGCACCCGCAGCTGCTCGCCGACACCCCTGCCGAGGAAACCCTGCGCGCCGCCGCCATCGCCGCCGCTCTGCTCGAGGCACGAGAGCGCGCGCGCCGCGTCGGCTCACGGATCCGCACCGGCGGGCCGTGCGGCAGCCGCTGGCGCGGCGGCGGCTGGAGGGGGTAG
- a CDS encoding acetyl-CoA carboxylase biotin carboxyl carrier protein subunit, protein MRYVVTLAGRTFEVVVDGDSITVDGTPVSAGLVALPGSPLRHLLAEGRGYLLAARRRGSGRWAVELDGRTFDVEVTDERTHALRAAAAAAAPPPRPKPVCAPMPGLIVRVEVQPGQAVEAGQGVVIMEAMKMENELRAEAPGVVSRVLVQAGQAVEKGAVLVEFEAGPRLETG, encoded by the coding sequence ATGCGCTACGTCGTGACCCTCGCCGGCCGCACCTTCGAGGTCGTCGTGGACGGCGACTCGATCACCGTGGACGGCACGCCGGTGTCCGCCGGACTCGTCGCCCTGCCCGGCTCGCCGCTCCGCCACCTCCTCGCAGAGGGGCGCGGCTACCTGCTCGCCGCCCGCCGCCGAGGGAGCGGCCGCTGGGCCGTGGAGCTGGACGGCCGCACCTTCGACGTCGAGGTCACCGACGAACGCACCCACGCCCTCCGCGCCGCCGCGGCCGCCGCCGCACCGCCGCCCAGGCCCAAACCGGTCTGCGCCCCCATGCCCGGCCTCATCGTCCGCGTGGAGGTCCAGCCGGGCCAGGCCGTCGAGGCCGGCCAGGGCGTCGTCATCATGGAGGCCATGAAGATGGAGAACGAGCTCCGTGCGGAGGCACCGGGCGTCGTCTCCCGCGTCCTGGTCCAGGCCGGCCAGGCGGTGGAGAAGGGGGCCGTGCTGGTCGAGTTCGAGGCCGGCCCACGCCTCGAAACGGGATGA
- a CDS encoding methylmalonyl-CoA mutase: MSGRISERAGHGAGRDGERRTPDGIPIRTVYSADDLPPDLDAALGAPGEWPFTRGVYPNMYRGRLWTMRQYAGFGTAEETNRRYRYLLEHGQTGLSVAFDLPTQMGYDSDHPLAHGEVGRVGVAIDSLEDMRVLFDGIPLDQVSVSMTINATAAVLLALYVALADERGIPRERLSGTVQNDILKEYIARGTYIYPVEPSLRLVTDIFAFCAAELPRWNSISISGYHIREAGATAAQEIAFTFADALEYVDRALSRGLELERFAPRLSFFFAAHSDLFEEVAKFRAARRLWARLMRERYGASDEACRLRFHTQTGGVTLTAQQPLNNVVRVTIQALAAVLGGTQSLHTNAYDEALALPTAESAKLALRTQQILAYESGVAATVDPLGGSYYVEALTDALEARARQYLARVEELGGAARAIPFFQEEIERAAYEHQLAVERQERLVVGVNAFRETEGAPRIEQPNYPELERAQIQRLASLRARRDPERVRQTLEAVRAAARSGENLLPPMIEAVRALATLGEISDVLRQEWGVYRAVAG; this comes from the coding sequence ATGTCAGGCCGGATCTCGGAGCGCGCCGGCCACGGCGCCGGCCGAGACGGGGAACGCCGCACGCCCGACGGCATCCCCATCCGCACGGTCTACTCCGCCGACGACCTCCCCCCGGACCTCGACGCCGCACTCGGCGCTCCGGGCGAGTGGCCGTTCACCCGCGGCGTCTACCCGAACATGTACCGCGGCCGGCTCTGGACCATGCGCCAGTACGCCGGCTTCGGCACCGCCGAGGAGACCAACCGGCGCTACCGCTACCTGCTCGAACACGGCCAGACCGGCCTCAGCGTGGCGTTCGACCTCCCCACCCAGATGGGCTACGACTCCGACCACCCCCTCGCCCACGGCGAGGTCGGCCGGGTGGGCGTGGCCATCGATTCGCTCGAGGACATGCGGGTCCTGTTCGACGGGATCCCCCTCGACCAGGTCTCGGTCTCCATGACCATCAACGCCACCGCCGCCGTCCTGCTCGCCCTCTACGTCGCCCTCGCCGACGAGCGGGGGATCCCCCGCGAGCGCCTGTCCGGCACCGTACAGAACGACATCCTCAAGGAGTACATCGCCCGGGGCACGTACATCTATCCCGTCGAGCCGAGCCTGCGGCTCGTCACGGACATCTTCGCCTTCTGCGCAGCGGAGCTGCCGCGCTGGAACAGCATCTCCATCAGCGGCTACCACATCCGCGAGGCGGGCGCCACCGCGGCGCAGGAAATCGCGTTCACGTTCGCGGATGCGCTCGAGTACGTGGACCGCGCCCTGAGCCGCGGCCTCGAGCTCGAGCGCTTCGCGCCCCGTCTGTCGTTCTTCTTCGCGGCCCACAGCGACCTGTTCGAGGAGGTGGCCAAGTTCCGCGCGGCCCGGCGGCTCTGGGCGCGGCTCATGCGCGAGCGGTACGGCGCCTCCGACGAGGCGTGCCGCCTCCGGTTCCACACCCAGACCGGCGGCGTCACGCTGACGGCCCAGCAGCCGCTGAACAACGTGGTCCGGGTGACCATCCAGGCGCTCGCCGCCGTTCTGGGCGGCACCCAGTCGCTCCACACCAACGCCTACGACGAGGCCCTCGCGCTGCCCACGGCGGAATCCGCCAAGCTCGCGTTGAGGACGCAGCAGATTCTCGCGTACGAGTCCGGCGTGGCCGCGACGGTGGACCCGCTGGGGGGCAGCTACTACGTCGAGGCGCTGACGGACGCCCTCGAGGCCCGTGCCCGCCAGTACCTCGCCCGGGTTGAGGAACTGGGTGGGGCGGCCCGGGCCATCCCGTTCTTCCAGGAGGAGATCGAGCGCGCGGCCTACGAGCACCAGCTCGCCGTCGAACGGCAGGAACGGCTCGTCGTCGGCGTCAACGCGTTCCGGGAGACGGAGGGGGCGCCGCGCATCGAGCAACCCAACTACCCGGAGCTGGAACGCGCCCAGATCCAGCGGCTGGCCTCCCTGCGCGCGCGTCGCGACCCGGAGCGGGTGCGGCAGACCCTCGAGGCCGTCCGTGCCGCGGCCCGATCCGGCGAGAACCTGCTGCCGCCCATGATCGAGGCGGTCCGCGCCCTCGCCACCCTGGGCGAGATCAGCGACGTCCTCCGCCAGGAGTGGGGAGTCTACCGGGCGGTAGCGGGGTAA
- a CDS encoding FmdB family transcriptional regulator translates to MPTYEYRCPDGHEFELFQRISEPPVASCPECGKQADRLLSPGAGLLFKGSGFYITDYRSESYKKAAEAEKSGDGAKASSSDSKKTASAAAD, encoded by the coding sequence ATGCCGACGTACGAGTACCGGTGCCCGGACGGGCACGAGTTCGAGTTGTTCCAGCGCATCAGCGAGCCGCCGGTCGCGAGCTGCCCGGAGTGCGGCAAGCAGGCCGACCGCTTGCTCTCGCCGGGCGCCGGCCTGCTCTTCAAGGGCTCTGGCTTCTATATCACCGACTACCGCTCCGAGAGCTACAAGAAGGCTGCGGAAGCGGAGAAGAGCGGCGACGGCGCGAAGGCCTCGTCCAGCGACTCCAAGAAGACCGCATCGGCAGCGGCGGATTAA
- a CDS encoding arginine--tRNA ligase, with amino-acid sequence MAAGLRDQLERVAADLGWTGEPDFQLERPRNPEHGDLSTNLALILARRVGRPPREVAETILQRLDLAAAGVAAAEVAGPGFINFRLQHAVLQRKLAEILAADRAFGRSDRGAGIRVQVEFVSANPTGPLHVAHGRGAALGDAIASLLEWTGYDVTREFYVNDAGAQVERLGESLEVRWLQLQGHDVPFPEDGYHGDYVRDLAREAEAEAGERLRAMEPAERRAWFRDWAIARLKAEQDRDLREFRVYFDNWFHESRLYAEGKIADTLRDLRERGLTYERDGAEWLRTTAFGDDKDRVLVKSDGSYTYFLPDIAYHRDKARRGFHRVIDVWGADHHGYAPRMQAALSSLGLPDLLEVQIVQIVRITRGGREVRLSKRAGEFVTLRELFEETGVDVARYFFLMRRGDAQMLFDLDLALDQSEKNPVFKVQYAHARMCSIFRKAGIEPAAISADGVDLGLLTQPAELEIIKQLGLFPEVVERAAEARAPHMITEFLEATAGMVNSWYHAGNPSRNPELAVLVPDERLRSARLVLARAVQIVLRNGLELLGLTAPERMAREENA; translated from the coding sequence ATGGCCGCCGGGCTACGCGATCAGCTCGAGCGTGTTGCGGCGGACCTCGGCTGGACCGGCGAGCCGGACTTCCAGCTCGAGCGTCCGCGCAATCCCGAGCACGGAGACCTGTCCACCAACCTCGCGTTGATCCTGGCCCGCCGCGTCGGCCGGCCGCCGCGCGAGGTGGCCGAGACCATCCTCCAGCGGCTCGACCTGGCCGCGGCGGGCGTGGCCGCGGCCGAGGTGGCGGGGCCGGGGTTCATCAACTTCCGGCTCCAGCACGCCGTCCTCCAGCGCAAACTGGCGGAGATCCTCGCAGCGGACCGCGCCTTCGGCCGGTCCGACCGCGGCGCGGGAATCCGCGTCCAGGTCGAGTTCGTCTCGGCCAACCCGACGGGGCCGCTCCACGTCGCCCACGGCCGCGGCGCCGCGCTGGGCGACGCTATCGCCAGTCTCCTGGAGTGGACCGGATACGACGTCACCCGCGAGTTCTACGTCAACGACGCGGGCGCCCAGGTGGAGCGGCTGGGTGAGTCCCTCGAGGTCCGCTGGCTCCAGCTCCAGGGCCACGACGTGCCGTTCCCCGAAGACGGCTACCACGGCGACTACGTCCGCGACCTCGCCCGCGAGGCCGAGGCGGAAGCCGGCGAGCGGCTCCGGGCCATGGAGCCCGCCGAGCGCCGCGCTTGGTTCAGGGACTGGGCCATCGCGCGCCTCAAGGCCGAGCAGGACCGGGACCTCCGCGAGTTCCGCGTCTACTTCGACAACTGGTTCCACGAGTCCCGGCTCTACGCCGAGGGCAAGATCGCGGACACGCTGCGTGACCTCCGCGAACGCGGCCTGACCTACGAGCGGGACGGCGCCGAGTGGCTCCGGACGACGGCGTTCGGCGACGACAAGGACCGCGTCCTCGTCAAGAGCGACGGCTCCTACACCTACTTCCTCCCGGACATCGCGTATCACCGGGACAAGGCGCGCCGCGGCTTCCACCGCGTGATCGACGTCTGGGGCGCCGACCACCACGGGTACGCGCCGCGCATGCAGGCCGCGCTCTCCAGCCTCGGGCTCCCGGACCTCCTCGAGGTCCAGATCGTCCAGATCGTGCGGATCACCCGCGGCGGCAGGGAGGTGCGGCTCAGCAAGCGGGCCGGCGAGTTCGTCACGCTGCGCGAGCTCTTCGAAGAGACCGGGGTGGACGTCGCGCGCTACTTCTTCCTCATGCGGCGCGGCGACGCCCAGATGCTCTTCGATCTCGATCTGGCCCTCGATCAGTCCGAGAAGAACCCGGTCTTCAAGGTCCAGTACGCCCACGCCCGCATGTGCAGCATCTTCCGCAAGGCCGGCATCGAGCCGGCCGCCATCTCTGCGGACGGCGTGGACCTGGGCCTCCTCACCCAGCCCGCAGAGCTCGAGATCATCAAGCAGCTCGGCCTCTTCCCCGAGGTCGTGGAGCGCGCCGCGGAGGCCCGCGCGCCCCACATGATCACCGAGTTCCTCGAGGCCACCGCGGGCATGGTCAACTCCTGGTACCACGCGGGCAATCCCAGCCGGAACCCGGAGCTCGCCGTCCTCGTGCCGGACGAGCGGCTCCGCTCCGCCCGGCTCGTCCTCGCCCGAGCCGTCCAGATCGTCCTGCGCAACGGCCTCGAACTCCTGGGCCTCACCGCGCCGGAGCGCATGGCAAGGGAGGAAAACGCATGA